A part of Pirellulales bacterium genomic DNA contains:
- a CDS encoding lamin tail domain-containing protein → MKVQLGRVFLIAIGGLLAISAHGRVQAASMAITEWAYAANAPGGEYVEFTNVSNAPIDMTNWSEDDNDRNAGKHDFGTTFGIVQPGQSVLMTEVAPATFRSVWNLPSTVAVWGPYTDDNLGRSDEINLYDASNNLVDRLTFNDQTGQGPRANNVGANIPLADLGMNKASSAVLSVVGDAYGSYKSTAGDIGNPGIYTPFQVPEPATITLIATAALMLVTRRLVGGRKVASRQAS, encoded by the coding sequence ATGAAGGTACAACTTGGTAGAGTTTTCTTGATCGCCATCGGCGGTCTTCTGGCGATATCGGCCCATGGGCGCGTGCAAGCCGCCTCGATGGCCATCACGGAATGGGCGTACGCCGCCAACGCGCCCGGCGGTGAGTACGTCGAGTTCACGAACGTCTCGAACGCGCCGATCGACATGACCAACTGGTCGGAGGATGACAACGACCGTAACGCCGGCAAGCACGATTTCGGCACAACGTTCGGCATCGTGCAGCCGGGCCAGAGCGTCCTCATGACGGAGGTCGCGCCTGCGACATTTCGTTCGGTGTGGAACTTGCCCTCGACGGTCGCCGTTTGGGGACCTTATACCGACGACAACCTCGGCCGCAGCGACGAGATCAATCTGTATGACGCCAGCAACAATCTGGTCGATCGGCTGACGTTCAACGATCAGACGGGGCAGGGTCCGCGGGCGAACAACGTCGGTGCCAATATTCCGCTGGCGGACCTGGGGATGAACAAGGCGTCGAGCGCCGTATTGTCTGTCGTGGGGGACGCCTACGGATCTTACAAGAGCACGGCCGGCGATATCGGCAACCCGGGCATCTACACGCCGTTCCAGGTACCTGAGCCGGCCACGATCACGCTGATCGCGACGGCTGCTTTGATGCTGGTGACGCGTCGTCTTGTCGGCGGCCGCAAGGTGGCCAGCCGTCAAGCGTCGTAG